The nucleotide sequence GTTCTCGACCTCGAGGCCGGCGGCCGCGGCGAGCTCCACGTTCGGTGCCGCCCCGATGCCGACGACCACCAGGTCCGCCGGCAGCCCGGCGTGCGCGTCGGTCGCCACCGTCTCCACCCGCCCCGAGGCGCCGCGGAACTCGCGGACCGTCGTGTCGGTGAACAGGTCGACCCCGTGCGCACGGTGCAGCCGGGCGAAGACGGCCCCCATCTCCGGCCCGAGGACCGCGTGCAGCGGGGTGGGCTGCGGTTCGACGACGGTCACCTCGTTCCCGTGGGAACGTGCGGCGGCGGCGACCTCCAGGCCGATCCAGCCCGCGCCCACGATCACCACGCGGCGTCCGCCCCCGGACAGGTCGGCCAGGAGCCGGTCGGAGTCGGCGAACGTGCGCAGGTACCGGACACCCTCCAGGTCGGCGCCCGGGACGGGCAGCCGGCGGGCCGACGACCCGGTCGCCAGCAGCAGCTTGGCGTAGGCCAGCTCTTCACCGGTGTCGAGCGCCAGGCGGTGCGTCGCAGGGTCCAGCCGGGTGGCCTGGACGCCGGTCCGCAGCTCGACCTGGTGCTCGGCGTACCACTCGGGGGCATGCACCCGCGGGCTCTCCCGGTCGGCCTTGCCGAGCAGGTAGTCCTTGGACAGGGGCGGCCGCTCGTAGGGCACCTCCGGCTCCCCCGCCACGAGGACGACGGGGCCGTCGAACCCCTCGGCGCGGAGGGTCTCGGCCGCCTTGGCGCCGGCCAGCCCCC is from Actinomycetes bacterium and encodes:
- a CDS encoding NAD(P)/FAD-dependent oxidoreductase, with translation MTTQEPFVIVGGGLAGAKAAETLRAEGFDGPVVLVAGEPEVPYERPPLSKDYLLGKADRESPRVHAPEWYAEHQVELRTGVQATRLDPATHRLALDTGEELAYAKLLLATGSSARRLPVPGADLEGVRYLRTFADSDRLLADLSGGGRRVVIVGAGWIGLEVAAAARSHGNEVTVVEPQPTPLHAVLGPEMGAVFARLHRAHGVDLFTDTTVREFRGASGRVETVATDAHAGLPADLVVVGIGAAPNVELAAAAGLEVEN